TCTCGGACGTTCCGCGACGCTTCTCCACGACCCGGACGCGATTTCCGGGAAGCTCTTCGGGTCTTGCCTTACATATAAATAAACCCAGCCTTCGCGATTTCCGTCGATATCGACGACGCGCACGCGCTCATATTCGTTGCGGAGGTCTCCCGGTCCGTAAAATTGCTCCAATCGGTCCAACGCCGGCAGACCGGCTTCGCGGATGATCATCCATTCGCCGACGATCATGCCGTCAGCGCGGCTCTCGGACAGCATGAGCGCGGGATACGGTCCGACATTGTACAGCTTCCCTCGGATCGCGCCAGGTTCGGCAGCTAACAAATAAGGAG
The nucleotide sequence above comes from Paenibacillus sp.. Encoded proteins:
- a CDS encoding gamma-glutamylcyclotransferase family protein, translated to MISLFVYGTLLTGEANHHIIAPYLLAAEPGAIRGKLYNVGPYPALMLSESRADGMIVGEWMIIREAGLPALDRLEQFYGPGDLRNEYERVRVVDIDGNREGWVYLYVRQDPKSFPEIASGSWRSVAERPRGDLLTAWAPV